The proteins below are encoded in one region of Vicinamibacteria bacterium:
- a CDS encoding S41 family peptidase, with translation MACRFQSGAILGLLLAFASPASSQTDCSIIGQNTQVRTILDEFYLWYRELPDLDPALFDSPEAYLDAVRFRPLDASFSYVSSRQATEAFFSSSQFIGIGFSMRQTGPLELRVSQVFPDSPASESGLARGDFLTAIAGRSIEDLLTNGGLDEALGPSEIGYTLELSWRTPRGREETATVTKRLVTIPTVSQTAILDASGLPVGYVHLRNFVEPSIAALDQAFTELGSAGVTDIVLDLRYNGGGLIDVARHLGGLIGGFRTSTQVFVELVHNDKNTFRNRTIRFEDPEATLDLPRVVVITTRASASSSELLINGLRPFVPVTVVGERTFGKPVGQYGFDLCDKVLFPVSFENKNARGEGGFFDGIPADCEAADQLGRPLGHPDEDSLAEALHVLTTGRCSPSPGVRALRTDFSPLARDGYRQMLNAW, from the coding sequence ATGGCCTGCCGTTTCCAATCGGGTGCGATACTAGGACTGCTGCTGGCGTTCGCGTCTCCTGCCTCGTCTCAGACGGACTGTTCCATCATCGGCCAGAACACGCAGGTGCGCACGATTCTGGACGAGTTCTATCTATGGTATCGGGAGCTCCCTGACCTGGACCCAGCTCTATTCGACTCGCCCGAGGCTTACCTCGATGCCGTACGTTTCAGGCCGCTCGACGCGAGCTTCAGCTACGTTTCTTCGAGGCAGGCGACCGAGGCCTTCTTCTCCTCGAGCCAGTTCATCGGGATTGGCTTCTCGATGCGGCAGACCGGTCCTCTCGAGCTCCGAGTGAGTCAGGTCTTTCCCGACAGTCCCGCCTCGGAGTCCGGGCTCGCACGGGGGGATTTCCTGACTGCTATCGCGGGACGAAGCATCGAGGACCTTCTCACCAACGGCGGGCTCGACGAGGCTCTCGGACCGAGCGAGATCGGCTATACGCTCGAGCTTTCTTGGCGGACCCCGAGGGGCCGCGAAGAGACGGCCACGGTTACCAAACGCCTCGTGACGATACCGACGGTTTCTCAGACCGCTATTCTCGACGCCTCTGGCCTCCCGGTTGGGTATGTCCACTTGAGGAACTTCGTCGAGCCATCCATCGCAGCTCTCGATCAGGCCTTCACCGAGCTGGGGTCCGCGGGCGTGACCGACATCGTGCTCGACTTGCGCTACAACGGCGGCGGACTCATCGACGTGGCACGCCACCTGGGCGGGCTCATCGGCGGGTTCAGGACCTCGACCCAGGTGTTCGTCGAGCTCGTGCACAACGACAAGAACACGTTTCGGAACCGGACCATCCGGTTCGAAGATCCCGAGGCAACGCTCGATCTGCCTCGGGTCGTCGTCATCACCACGCGAGCTTCGGCGTCCTCGAGCGAGCTTCTGATCAATGGCCTCCGACCCTTCGTTCCGGTCACCGTCGTCGGCGAGCGGACCTTCGGGAAGCCCGTCGGTCAGTACGGCTTCGACCTGTGTGACAAGGTGCTCTTTCCCGTGTCCTTCGAGAACAAGAACGCTCGCGGCGAGGGCGGCTTCTTCGACGGCATACCTGCCGATTGTGAAGCCGCGGACCAGCTCGGCCGGCCTCTCGGTCATCCGGACGAGGACTCGCTCGCCGAGGCGCTCCACGTCTTGACAACGGGCCGATGCAGCCCATCTCCCGGCGTGAGAGCCTTACGCACGGATTTCTCCCCACTGGCGAGGGACGGATATCGGCAGATGTTGAACGCCTGGTAG